From the Posidoniimonas corsicana genome, the window GTCCTGCGGCACGCCCCAGTGGCCGCCCTCGCGGTACGTACGGCCCAGCAGCGCGGCGGCATGGGGATTGTCGATCACGCGCTGCTCGTCGGGGTCGAACTTCAGTCCCCCGCCCGTCTGCAGCGCGATGTTAGCCAGGTGGATCAGGCCGATGCTGCGGTGGGCTTCGATAAGCGGGGCGTTGAGCTTGGCGTCGCCGCGGATGGCGTCCACGAAATTCGCTACGTGCGCGTAGCTGTCCTCCTTGCCGGGGCGTTTCTCCAGCACCACCTCGTTCTTGGGGCCCAGCACGCGGAGCTTGCCCCGCTTGCTCAGGAACATCTGCCCGGCGGTGCCGTAGTACTCGACGCCGGAGTCGCAGTTCATCGGGTAGTTGCGGCTCCACAGCCGCATCTCGAACAACAGCTGGCGTTTCTTGCCGTCGGGCAGGTCGAACTCGAACCCGCAGTTGGCCGTGTCGGGGAACTGCTGGTCGTCGTCGTAGAAGTACTTGCCGCCCAGCGCGGTCACTCGGTTGGGCAGCGCGTCAACGCCCAGGCCCCAGCGGGCGTAGTCGACCTCGTGGGCGCCGTCGTTGCCGATGTCGCCGGTGCCGAAGTTGCGCCACCAGTGCCAGTCGGAATGGAACCGGTTCTCCTGGTACGGCATCCACTCCGCGGGGCCGACCCAGGCGTCGTAGTCGACGGTGGCCGGCGGCTGGGAAGGCTTGTGCTTGCCGATCGAGCCCCGGTGCTGGATGTTCCACGCCTTGGCGACCAGCACGTCGCCGATGGCGCCGTCGTGCAGCATGGCGATCGCCTCGCGGGTGAACGGCCGCGAGCGCTGCTGCGTGCCGTGCTGCACCTGCACGCCGGCCCGCTCGGCGGCCGCCATCAGCAGCTGGGTCTCACGGAAGTTGTGGCTGACCGGCTTCTCGACGTACACGTGCTTGCCCGCCGCGCACGCCAGGATCGCCGCCGGCGCGTGCCAGTGGTCCGGTGCGGCGATCACGACCGCGTCGATGTCCGGCCGGTCGAACAGCCGCCGCATGTCCGACACGGCGTCCGCCTCGCCGACGCCGGCCGACGCCGCGGCCGTAGCCAGGCGTTCGCTGTCGGGGTCGCACACCGCCACAACGTGCTGCAGGAACGACCGCCCGCGCACGCCGCAGCCGACCAGCCCAATCCGCACTTGGTCGTTGGCGCCCGCTGCCCGGGCGGGGCCGGCTAGCGTCATCCCGGCGGCCGCGGCGGTCGTGAGTTTGAGGAAGTCGCGGCGGCTGGTGTGGTTCACGGCTGGGCGCCTGAGGGTTGGGTGTCTTGAACGGCCTGCGGGCGGGCTACCGCGCTGCGGCCTCGGGTTGTTGCGCGGCGTGCTCGATCGCGCGGATGATGACGCTGTTGTCTTGTTCGCTCATGCCGAGCCGCTCGCCGAGCTCGAGCAGCTCGAGGTGCTTCGCCGTGAGCGGCAGCCGCAGGCCCTGCTGGGCCGCCTGCTCGGCGATGATCCGTACGTCCTTGGCGTGCTGGGTGAGCTTGGCCTGGGTCGAGAACTCGCCGTCGACCATCTTGGCGCCCTTGGTGTCCATGACCCCCGAGTACGCGTTGCCCTGCCGGAGCACCTCCAGCGCGGTCTTGGGCTCGAGCCCCAGCCGCTCGGCAAACACGAGCCCCTCGGCCAGCACGGCCCGGTTGAGGCCCAGGATCAGGTTGTTCACCAGCTTCATCTTGGCCGCCGCGCCCCACCCGCCAACGTAGTGCGCCTGGGCGGTGATCGCTTCGAACAGGTCGGCCGACGCGTCGAACGCCGCCCGCGGCCCGGCGACCAGCGCCATCGCCTGGCCCTGCCGCGTCTGCTCGCTGGAGGCGGCGATCGGCGACTCCAGGTAGTCCACGCCGCGGCCGGCCAGCCTTGCGCCGAGTGCGGCGGTCTGGTCAGGATCGCCGGTGGTGCAGTCGACCAGCGTGGTCCCCGGCTGCAACCCGGCGTCCATCTGCCGCAGCACCTGCTCAACGACGTCCGTCGTGTAGAGGCAGACCACCGCGCGGCGACAATCCGCCAACGGATTATCCGACCAGACGGCGCCGCGATCGATCAGCGGCTCGGCCTTGTCGCGCGACCGGTTCCAGACGTGCACCTCGTGCCCGGCGGACAGCAGCCGCTCGGCCAACGCGGCGCCGAGCAGGCCCAGACCGATCATGCCAACGGGTTGTACGCCGCTTGCCGGCTGCATGCACGAGACTCGCTATCGAGAAGGGAGCAACAGAACCCGTTCAGCTTACCAGCCTCACCACCCGCCAGCACGGGCGGGCGGTGGGCTGTCGCAAAAGGGGGCTTGTTGCCAGCGGCGAAGAGTAACGTCCGAGTCCGCCCTTTATTCAGACAACAACGCGTTTCGGAATTGCAGTGACCCGCGAACTACGCCAAAGATAGCCCTCCAGCAGACCCATGAGCAACTCATCTCCCTCGACCCCGCTCACGATTGACGACCGGTCAGCTCCGGCCGCCCATCCGACGCGCGTGGAGTCCAACCAACCCGGAACAGCCAGTCGAGCAGACGTGCCGCGTTTCCAGCAAATCGCCCTCGCCTTCCCCCGTGGCGCCCACCAAGAACACTTCATCGAAGGGGTGACGCGGTACGCCTCGGAGAAGGGGCTGTGCTGGTCCTTCACGGTGGCGCCGGAGTCGCTGGCGTTGTCGGTGCTCGACCTGGTCGAGTGGCCCGGCGACGGCGTGCTGGCGGCGATCAACACCCCAGTCGAGGCCGCCTGCGCCGCCGAGATGTCCATCCCGGTGGTGAACATCTCCAGCACGCTCGCCGAGTCGCCGGTGCCGCGGGCGATGGTCGACAACCTGGCGATCGGCAAGCTGGCGGCCGAACACCTGCTGAGCCGCGGCTTCACCAACTTCGCGTTCTACGGCCTGTCCGACGTGGAGTACTCGCGGCAGCGGTGGATCGGCTTCAGCGAGCGGCTCGCCCAGAACGACGCCACCTGCGAGCGGCACCTGTCGACCCCGACGTTCGGTTTCCGCGGCACCGTCTGGCTGGAGCAGCACCAGCAGATCTCAACCTGGCTGCAGCAGCTCCCGACCCCCTGCGGCGTGTTCGCAGTGTCCGACTATCGG encodes:
- a CDS encoding Gfo/Idh/MocA family oxidoreductase; translated protein: MNHTSRRDFLKLTTAAAAGMTLAGPARAAGANDQVRIGLVGCGVRGRSFLQHVVAVCDPDSERLATAAASAGVGEADAVSDMRRLFDRPDIDAVVIAAPDHWHAPAAILACAAGKHVYVEKPVSHNFRETQLLMAAAERAGVQVQHGTQQRSRPFTREAIAMLHDGAIGDVLVAKAWNIQHRGSIGKHKPSQPPATVDYDAWVGPAEWMPYQENRFHSDWHWWRNFGTGDIGNDGAHEVDYARWGLGVDALPNRVTALGGKYFYDDDQQFPDTANCGFEFDLPDGKKRQLLFEMRLWSRNYPMNCDSGVEYYGTAGQMFLSKRGKLRVLGPKNEVVLEKRPGKEDSYAHVANFVDAIRGDAKLNAPLIEAHRSIGLIHLANIALQTGGGLKFDPDEQRVIDNPHAAALLGRTYREGGHWGVPQDMEHGDA
- a CDS encoding NAD(P)-dependent oxidoreductase — protein: MQPASGVQPVGMIGLGLLGAALAERLLSAGHEVHVWNRSRDKAEPLIDRGAVWSDNPLADCRRAVVCLYTTDVVEQVLRQMDAGLQPGTTLVDCTTGDPDQTAALGARLAGRGVDYLESPIAASSEQTRQGQAMALVAGPRAAFDASADLFEAITAQAHYVGGWGAAAKMKLVNNLILGLNRAVLAEGLVFAERLGLEPKTALEVLRQGNAYSGVMDTKGAKMVDGEFSTQAKLTQHAKDVRIIAEQAAQQGLRLPLTAKHLELLELGERLGMSEQDNSVIIRAIEHAAQQPEAAAR
- a CDS encoding AraC family transcriptional regulator, coding for MSNSSPSTPLTIDDRSAPAAHPTRVESNQPGTASRADVPRFQQIALAFPRGAHQEHFIEGVTRYASEKGLCWSFTVAPESLALSVLDLVEWPGDGVLAAINTPVEAACAAEMSIPVVNISSTLAESPVPRAMVDNLAIGKLAAEHLLSRGFTNFAFYGLSDVEYSRQRWIGFSERLAQNDATCERHLSTPTFGFRGTVWLEQHQQISTWLQQLPTPCGVFAVSDYRARHVLDACRQYGLSTPDQIAVLGVDNEQVICEHVHPTLSSVSRNDQLEGYRAAEMLDRLLRGEELSDRDAFVPPLEVVERDSTATFAVTDERLRRALSYLHDYIADPITVDELARQSEVSRRWLEYAFRDVLGETPYQYLRRQRLLLAKHLLKEDPKQSISRIAQRAGFSSVKQMRVAFQREFGVTPGHFRQVMNQ